A window of Tursiops truncatus isolate mTurTru1 chromosome 8, mTurTru1.mat.Y, whole genome shotgun sequence contains these coding sequences:
- the TRIM3 gene encoding tripartite motif-containing protein 3: MAKREDSPGPEVQPMDKQFLVCSICLDRYRCPKVLPCLHTFCERCLQNYIPAQSLTLSCPVCRQTSILPEQGVSALQNNFFISSLMEAMQQAPDGAHDPEDPHPLSAVAGRPLSCPNHEGKTMEFYCEACETAMCGECRAGEHREHGTVLLRDVVEQHKAALQRQLEAVRGRLPQLSTAIALVGGINQQLQERKAEALAQISAAFEDLEQALQQRKQALVSDLEAICGAKQKVLQTQLDTLRQGQEHIGSSCSFAEQALRLGSAPEVLLVRKHMRERLAALAAQAFPERPHENAQLELVLEVDGLRRSVLNLGALLTTSATAHETVATGEGLRQALVGQPASLTVTTKDKDGRLVRTGSAELRAEITGPDGTRLPVPVVDHKNGTYELVYTARSEGELLLSVLLYGQPVRGSPFRVRALRPGDLPPSPDDVKRRVKSPGGPGSHVRQKAVRRPSSMYSTGGKRKDNPIEDELVFRVGSRGREKGEFTNLQGVSAASSGRIVVADSNNQCIQVFSNEGQFKFRFGVRGRSPGQLQRPTGVAVDTNGDIIVADYDNRWVSIFSPEGKFKTKLGAGRLMGPKGVAVDRNGHIIVVDNKSCCVFTFQPNGKLVGRFGGRGATDRHFAGPHFVAVNNKNEIVVTDFHNHSVKVYSADGEFLFKFGSHGEGNGQFNAPTGVAVDSNGNIIVADWGNSRIQVFDSSGSFLSYINTSAEPLYGPQGLALTSDGHVVVADAGNHCFKAYRYLQ; this comes from the exons ATGGCGAAGAGGGAGGACAGCCCTGGCCCAGAGGTCCAGCCAATGGACAAGCAGTTCCTGGTGTGCAGCATCTGCCTGGATCGGTACCGGTGCCCCAAGGTTCTGCCCTGCCTGCACACCTTCTGTGAGAG ATGCCTCCAGAACTACATCCCTGCCCAGAGCCTGACGCTGTCCTGTCCAGTGTGTCGGCAGACATCCATCCTCCCTGAGCAGGGCGTCTCTGCGCTGCAGAACAACTTCTTCATCAGCAGCCTCATGGAGGCCATGCAGCAGGCACCTGATGGGGCCCACGACCCCGAGGACCCCCACCCCCTCAGCGCAGTGGCTGGCCGCCCCCTCTCCTGCCCCAACCATGAAGGCAAG ACGATGGAGTTTTACTGTGAGGCCTGTGAGACGGCCATGTGCGGCGAGTGCCGCGCCGGCGAGCATCGGGAGCACGGCACCGTGCTGCTGCGCGACGTGGTGGAGCAGCACAAGGCGGCCCTGCAGCGCCAGCTCGAGGCGGTGCGCGGCCG ACTACCACAGCTGTCCACTGCCATCGCCTTAGTGGGGGGCATCAACCAGCAGCTGCAGGAGCGCAAGGCAGAGGCCCTGGCCCAGATCAGCGCGGCCTTCGAGGACCTGGAGCAAGCGCTGCAGCAGCGCAAGCAGGCCCTGGTCAGCGACCTGGAGGCCATTTGTGGAGCCAAGCAGAAG GTTTTGCAGACCCAGTTAGACACACTGCGCCAGGGGCAGGAACACATCGGCAGTAGCTGCAGCTTCGCTGAGCAGGCACTGCGCCTGGGCTCAGCCCCGGAGGTGTTGCTCGTGCGCAAACACATGCGAGAGCGGCTGGCGGCGTTGGCAGCACAGGCCTTCCCGGAGCGGCCCCACGAGAACGCGCAGCTGGAACTGGTCCTCGAGGTCGATGGGCTGCGGCGATCGGTGCTCAATCTGGGTGCGCTGCTCACTACGAGCGCCACTGCACACGAGACGGTGGCCACTGGCGAGGGCCTGCGCCAGGCGCTGGTGGGCCAGCCCGCCTCTCTCACTGTCACTACCAAAGACAAGGATGGGCGGCTGGTGCGCACAGGCAGCGCCGAGCTGCGCGCGGAGATCACAGGCCCCGACGGCACACGCCTGCCGGTGCCCGTGGTGGACCACAAGAACGGCACGTACGAGCTGGTGTACACGGCGCGCTCCGAAGGCGAGCTGCTCCTCTCGGTGCTGCTCTATGGACAGCCGGTGCGCGGCAGCCCCTTCCGCGTGAGGGCCCTGCGTCCTGGGGACCTGCCACCTTCCCCGGACGACGTCAAGCGCCGCGTCAAGTCCCCTGGAGGCCCGGGCAGCCACGTGCGCCAGAAGGCGGTGCGTAGGCCCAGCTCCATGTACAGCACCGGCGGCAAACGGAAGGACAACCCCATTGAGGACGAGCTCGTCTTCCGCGTTG GCAGTCGTGGAAGGGAGAAGGGTGAATTCACCAATTTACAGGGTGTGTCCGCAGCCAGCAGCGGCCGCATAGTGGTAGCAGACAGCAACAACCAATGTATCCAG GTTTTCTCCAATGAAGGCCAGTTCAAGTTCCGCTTTGGGGTCCGAGGACGCTCGCCTGGGCAGCTGCAGCGTCCCACAGGTGTGGCCGTGGACACCAATGGAGACATTATCGTGGCAGACTATGACAACCGTTGGGTCAGCATCTTCTCCCCTGAGGGCAAGTTCAAG ACCAAGCTTGGAGCTGGCCGCCTCATGGGCCCCAAGGGAGTGGCTGTAGACCGGAACGGGCATATCATCGTGGTCGACAACAAGTCCTGCTGCGTCTTTACCTTCCAGCCCAATGGCAAGCTGGTTGGCCGTTTTGGGGGCCGCGGGGCCACCGACCGCCACTTTGCAG GGCCCCATTTTGTGGCTGTGAACAACAAGAATGAGATTGTAGTGACGGATTTCCATAACCATTCAGTGAAG GTGTACAGTGCCGACGGAGAGTTCCTCTTCAAGTTCGGCTCCCACGGCGAGGGCAATGGGCAGTTCAATGCCCCCACGGGAGTAGCCGTGGACTCCAATGGAAACATCATCGTGGCTGACTGGGGCAACAGCCGCATCCAG GTATTCGACAGCTCTGGCTCCTTCCTGTCCTATATCAACACATCTGCAGAGCCACTGTATGGCCCGCAGGGCCTGGCACTGACCTCGGATGGCCACGTGGTGGTGGCCGACGCGGGCAACCACTGCTTTAAGGCCTATCGCTACCTCCAGTAG